Part of the Cicer arietinum cultivar CDC Frontier isolate Library 1 unplaced genomic scaffold, Cicar.CDCFrontier_v2.0 Ca_scaffold_744_v2.0, whole genome shotgun sequence genome is shown below.
GTATGTTGAGTAAAGGATGTGGTTTGTTACCTAATTTACATATTAGGAATTCATTGTCCTTGTTAAATCATGTGGCTGAGGTTGGAAAAACTAACAAAAGCTCTCATATTAGATCTTTTAGTCCAGTTCCAGCAGTAAAGAAGGTAAAAACAATGCACCATTCAAtcctttttttgttaataagcaTCTTTATCAATGAACATGTTATTACTGGTATGATAGTTATGAATTATTCTGAATAACCTCAGTGATTTCATTGATCAAATGAtaggaatattaaaaaggaatgATGATGATACATTAGTATTTATAGGATAATTGTGAACTAGCgaataaagaaaataacaaacTAACTAGAGGATCTATTAGATGTAAAAAGTTAGTTATACTAGCTAGTTAGATCATGTACTAGTTAGTGAACTATCATCAGTTATTATCTAATACATGTTTTCAGCATATTTACTCACAGCCATATAAATCTGTGATGCAGGCTTGGGAAGCAATTCACAAGAACAAGTCAAGCAATGTAGTTGCACCACTTGAGATTGAATCAAACAGGTTTGGTTTTTCGGGCGAGCTTCCAGGTAGACTCTCTCCCTTTCGGCGTTCACGAGATGCTGCTGCAGGCATATCTGCCTGCAGAAGTAAACCACAATCTCCATTTCAGGGCGTGAAGTTGCTTGGTGATGCTAAAGAAACTGAAATCAATAAATCAGGCAATTTGAAATTCTACAGCACTNNNNNNNNNNNNNNNNNNNNNNNNNNNNNNNNNNNNNNNNNNNNNNNNNNNNNNNNNNNNNNNNNNNNNNNNNNNNNNNNNNNNNNNNNNNNNNNNNNNNNNNNNNNNNNNNNNNNNNNNNNNNNNNNNNNNNNNNNNNNNNNNNAATtgaagattaatattaaatattttaaaaatgtatttataataatattttcatatatttttagttaaaatttttatataaataaaagttcgGACAAATTCGTTTAATGTGGAAATTTAAGCATGCGGattcctttttaaaaattatttttatacgaAATTACCTGCGAATTTTAATTGCGAAACATGTTGGTGCAAAATTTCGTATGGATATACCTGCAGATTTTCATACGAAATATATTTGTAGGAACCGTGCTGCAAATGTTTCTGCATGAAAAGTCGTAAGAAAATGCCTAAAGTTTTCTTAAACTTTGCTGcggattttatttaattttcctgCGGATTTATCCGCAGGTAATTTACCTGCGGATACTAAAATCCTCAGGTAACAATTATCCACGAAGGTTTTACGTGGGGATAACGTTCCGCCAGAAAATCTGCAGGTAACATGCTTTCCTGCGGAATTTTTGCTTAAATCCGCAGGAAAAACGCAGATTTCTAGTAGTGGTACTCACactttaattttcttaaaatattgtATCTTATAATCGTATGGCATCGGTGcgtattatataaattaaacaccCATATGTTAAGGTTTTTTATAAGCAATTCTGTTACAAGGAAATTTGGCTCACgaataatttagtaaaagttAACAAAGAAATTTAATACGCGCAACaaaaaacataagaaaaatatgtgcatttcaatatatgcacaTAAGAAAAATATGTGCATTTCAAGGAGAATCTATGTACATTTTAAGGTACATCCTTGATTAATATGTAATGAAAAATTCAAGTAGTCATTTGCAATATTATTTCATTCTTTCACATTTCCACCATATTTTTACTATTAACTTATTATTCTATCTCATGTCTTCTATTAacgtattatttttatttttaatgtgatattttcttgatggaatgtttaattgtgtaatgatatggttctattatgattgtttgcgtgttctttttacttgtattatactgttatcatgatttcgaaactcacctccttcgttgtttgtgcttgactggcttggccatgcgtttgTAAAATCACATTTGTTACaagttaatgaatcttgaagttccagtttgggaggaaccatgctctgataggtgatatagggaataagggtttaaaattgtattatacttatttaatttaaaacgaAATTTTCTaggaaaatcttagaagtactagtaaatttttaaattaaatcaagtaataatacttaaatcaagcttattgagattacactattttaatggagaaaataagtttaaagtgttccttttgatttttgagaaacgtgatatcctaagttaaaaataaaagtttttattttcttggtaacacatttttatttatccgctgcaaaatttataggaatatgatataatttattatatatattattttggagtttattatatatattattttggagtttagggtAGTACATACTTGATTAATATGTAATGAAAAATTCAAGTAGTCATTTGCAATCTTCTTTCATTCTTTCACATTTTCACCATATTTTTGCTATTAACGTATTATTCTACCTCATGTCTTCAAATTATAAGGAaagttgtttatatatattctaCAAATTTAATATGATAAGATCTAAATCTATTTAACACCATCAATCAATCaaatagtaaaattataaataatgtgAACTTAATTTTTGTagctattttattaatgaaaaaatagaTCAATGATATAATATTCTTTAACACTAAACGttgaaattttaacaattattgaATACGTTATCAAcaatttaagttttataaaattactcaaaataaaaatattaatattacattTCAACAAATAAAGACATATATAACAACAATtctatatataatttgaaaaattgattaCTCTTAATgctatgaatttatttattgataaatgaggttatgttaattttaatctttcttCCCAAAATATTAAAGTTCATTGAATgttaaattaattcataaaattgttaattttaatctttcttCCCAAAATATTAAAG
Proteins encoded:
- the LOC101512520 gene encoding uncharacterized protein is translated as VTDEGDVYDNDNSASMLSKGCGLLPNLHIRNSLSLLNHVAEVGKTNKSSHIRSFSPVPAVKKAWEAIHKNKSSNVVAPLEIESNRFGFSGELPGRLSPFRRSRDAAAGISACRSKPQSPFQGVKLLGDAKETEINKSGNLKFYSNLPADTKIL